In Maridesulfovibrio sp., the following proteins share a genomic window:
- a CDS encoding methyl-accepting chemotaxis protein, with the protein MNLKNWSLKTKIIIPTFFIVGLILATSTWVTTYQAKKMAVKQASETAEHVARGFGNEISETMSKALTVTRTLGIMFEEGANYKAIPDREYLDAVLIRVLEKHPGLAGSWCAFPPDIYDGRESEYADKYKEAYRNWYHREGGRIAELFVGNKDVSGVGWYQNPMSGNVETVTEPYPWTVQGKTFWVASTGIPVKKKGRNIGVVGVDFYLNDLQETILAIKPFETGYAFLVTNKGNIVAHPDADLQAKNLNDVINGKNRNKVLSAIKNGNKYSYIEKSESGEKQYITYAPIKVGKTSYPWSIAMVIPMDKVEAQANTIARNSLIISAVSIVILMAILFMLATLISNPILKTATYTAKVANGELDAELDINQNDEIGLMAQSMRTMVGELKQTILKAEAETHKAETESEKAREATAEAEKARAKADIARAEGLHLAANRVEMILDRVVSASEQMSIQSAAMLDGAEKQSDRITSTATAMEEMNATVLEIARNASDAAEESNEAQVKAKDGASVVEKSRNALDQTVTEVSNLKTNMRELDKQAKGTEAIIGAISDIADQTNLLALNAAIEAARAGDAGRGFAVVADEVRKLAEKTMTATGEVANSIGAIQRVALENISSMETVYQQIAGATAFSKSSGEVLKGIVNGAEKSSIQIQSIATAAEEQSATSEEINTSVEEISRITAETAERAKEFARDLEYLAEQVAEMQQIVEDLKAD; encoded by the coding sequence ATGAATTTAAAAAACTGGAGCCTGAAGACTAAAATAATTATACCCACATTCTTCATTGTGGGCCTGATATTGGCTACAAGCACATGGGTTACAACCTATCAGGCAAAAAAAATGGCTGTGAAACAGGCCAGTGAAACTGCCGAACATGTAGCCAGAGGGTTCGGCAACGAAATATCCGAAACCATGAGCAAAGCACTAACCGTTACAAGAACTCTGGGAATCATGTTTGAAGAAGGAGCAAACTACAAAGCAATACCTGATCGTGAATATCTAGACGCGGTACTTATCAGAGTACTGGAAAAACATCCCGGACTGGCCGGTTCATGGTGCGCTTTTCCTCCAGATATTTACGATGGACGGGAAAGCGAATATGCGGACAAATATAAAGAAGCCTACCGCAACTGGTACCATCGTGAAGGCGGCCGCATCGCCGAACTATTCGTAGGCAACAAAGATGTCTCTGGGGTCGGCTGGTACCAGAACCCCATGTCTGGAAATGTGGAAACAGTCACCGAGCCGTACCCCTGGACAGTACAGGGAAAAACATTCTGGGTTGCATCCACCGGGATTCCAGTCAAAAAGAAGGGACGGAATATCGGTGTAGTAGGTGTTGATTTCTACCTGAACGACCTTCAGGAAACCATCCTTGCCATTAAACCTTTCGAAACCGGATACGCTTTTCTGGTAACCAACAAAGGAAACATTGTTGCCCACCCCGATGCGGACTTACAGGCAAAAAACCTTAATGATGTAATAAACGGTAAAAACAGGAATAAGGTTCTCTCCGCAATCAAGAACGGAAACAAATATTCATACATTGAGAAATCCGAATCCGGGGAAAAACAATACATAACTTATGCCCCCATCAAAGTCGGCAAGACATCTTATCCATGGTCTATCGCCATGGTCATCCCCATGGATAAAGTTGAAGCACAGGCCAATACCATCGCCCGGAACAGTCTTATTATCAGTGCTGTTTCCATCGTCATCCTAATGGCAATACTATTTATGCTTGCCACCCTGATCAGCAACCCTATCCTTAAAACCGCAACTTACACCGCCAAGGTAGCTAACGGCGAACTCGATGCTGAGCTTGATATCAACCAGAATGACGAGATCGGACTTATGGCGCAATCCATGCGGACTATGGTCGGTGAATTGAAACAAACAATTCTCAAAGCCGAAGCCGAAACTCATAAAGCAGAGACAGAATCGGAAAAGGCACGCGAGGCGACCGCAGAAGCGGAAAAAGCACGCGCCAAAGCAGACATTGCAAGAGCTGAAGGTCTGCACCTCGCTGCCAACAGGGTTGAAATGATTCTTGACCGGGTTGTTTCAGCGTCGGAGCAGATGTCCATCCAATCAGCAGCAATGCTTGATGGGGCGGAAAAGCAAAGCGACCGTATCACTTCTACAGCAACAGCCATGGAAGAGATGAACGCCACAGTTCTGGAGATAGCCCGCAACGCCTCCGACGCGGCAGAGGAAAGCAACGAAGCACAGGTCAAGGCAAAAGACGGTGCATCTGTCGTGGAAAAATCAAGAAACGCACTAGACCAGACTGTTACGGAAGTAAGCAACCTCAAGACCAACATGAGAGAGCTGGATAAGCAGGCAAAAGGAACCGAGGCCATTATCGGCGCCATTAGCGATATTGCCGACCAGACCAACCTGCTCGCGCTGAATGCCGCCATTGAAGCTGCGCGCGCAGGTGACGCAGGACGCGGCTTTGCCGTTGTTGCGGACGAGGTCCGTAAGTTGGCAGAAAAAACCATGACCGCAACCGGGGAGGTAGCAAACTCTATCGGCGCAATTCAACGGGTTGCCTTAGAGAATATCAGCTCCATGGAAACGGTTTACCAGCAGATAGCAGGAGCCACAGCCTTCTCGAAAAGCTCAGGAGAGGTTTTAAAGGGAATTGTTAACGGAGCAGAAAAAAGCTCCATTCAGATACAGAGCATTGCTACCGCAGCTGAAGAGCAGTCAGCAACTTCAGAAGAAATAAATACTTCAGTGGAAGAAATAAGCCGTATTACAGCGGAAACAGCGGAAAGAGCAAAAGAATTCGCTAGGGATCTGGAATATCTTGCAGAACAGGTCGCTGAAATGCAACAGATTGTAGAAGACCTGAAAGCTGACTAG
- a CDS encoding aldo/keto reductase → MNISSIPYLKMNDGNSVPALGFGTYKLNGSAGVEAMVNALRAGYRLLDSAFKYENEGAVGEAIRRSGIPREDILVTSKVPGLRHRYTEALYSVEESLYRAGLDYYDFYLIHWPNPSQGLYVEAWQALIEARKRGLVRSIGCSNFLPEHMQRLIDETGVVPAVNQIELHPYFIQQEQRAWHDGHGIITQSWSPLGRDNSAMQESLIHDIAGAHGKSVAQVILRWHVQLGALPIPKATSPARQLENLSVFDFELSADEMVAINGLDRPDGRRKDQHPAYYEEY, encoded by the coding sequence ATGAATATTAGTTCCATACCTTACTTAAAGATGAATGACGGAAACTCTGTCCCGGCGTTGGGATTCGGAACATACAAGCTTAATGGTTCTGCCGGGGTTGAAGCAATGGTCAATGCCCTGAGAGCCGGCTACAGATTGCTGGATTCCGCTTTCAAGTATGAAAATGAGGGGGCCGTTGGAGAAGCCATACGGCGCAGCGGCATACCCCGAGAAGATATCCTTGTTACATCCAAGGTTCCCGGTCTGCGGCATCGATACACTGAAGCTCTTTATTCAGTGGAAGAGTCCCTCTACAGGGCAGGGCTGGATTATTATGATTTCTATCTTATTCATTGGCCCAATCCCAGTCAGGGTCTGTATGTGGAAGCGTGGCAGGCATTGATTGAGGCGCGTAAGAGGGGATTGGTCCGGTCAATCGGGTGCAGTAATTTTCTGCCCGAGCACATGCAGCGGCTGATTGATGAGACCGGGGTAGTTCCGGCGGTCAACCAGATAGAACTGCATCCGTACTTTATCCAGCAGGAACAGCGAGCATGGCATGACGGGCACGGAATCATAACCCAGTCATGGAGTCCATTAGGGCGGGATAATTCCGCAATGCAGGAATCATTGATACATGATATTGCCGGTGCGCACGGTAAGAGTGTGGCGCAGGTCATCCTGCGCTGGCATGTGCAGCTTGGCGCTTTGCCCATTCCCAAGGCAACTTCTCCGGCCCGGCAGTTGGAGAACCTGAGTGTTTTTGATTTTGAACTCAGCGCAGATGAAATGGTCGCTATAAATGGTCTGGACAGACCGGATGGAAGACGCAAGGATCAGCACCCGGCTTATTATGAAGAGTATTAA
- a CDS encoding MGMT family protein, which produces MGKTVFTEKVIEMIKAIPEGKVCSYGRIAALAGNSRGARQVVRILHSSSEKEHLPWQRVVNRDGCISLKKGQGYERQRKLLEIEGIKFDFEGRIDLDTYLWCPIEQPVLLKK; this is translated from the coding sequence ATGGGTAAGACTGTTTTTACTGAAAAAGTGATCGAAATGATCAAAGCTATTCCTGAGGGAAAGGTCTGTTCTTACGGCAGGATAGCAGCACTGGCCGGGAATTCTCGCGGTGCCCGGCAGGTAGTGCGTATTCTGCACAGCAGCAGCGAAAAAGAACATCTCCCCTGGCAGAGGGTGGTCAACCGTGATGGCTGCATTTCATTGAAAAAAGGTCAGGGCTACGAAAGACAACGGAAACTGCTTGAAATCGAAGGCATAAAATTCGATTTTGAAGGGCGCATTGACCTTGATACTTATCTTTGGTGCCCGATTGAGCAACCTGTCCTGCTGAAGAAATAG